Proteins from a single region of Deinococcus apachensis DSM 19763:
- a CDS encoding winged helix-turn-helix domain-containing protein, with translation MRQTILGSVLGEPWTVEDPEQARLLVDPVALRLFSPFLAREASASQAAREAGVSVERMLYRVGQFLRHGLLKVVREEPRAGRPVRIYRSVADAYQVPFHLTPFADLEALIHEQADPADRRRNRAMARLLNRQGLTRRLVYRDARSGDVHTVTDLPQQSGWDGLIGCWPAGDFTGIFWLEEETAREISNRFRDLLGLLRQATLPEGRGRPFQLQVALTPLEPEDLS, from the coding sequence ATGCGACAGACTATTTTGGGTTCGGTGCTGGGGGAACCGTGGACCGTGGAGGACCCCGAGCAGGCGAGACTCTTGGTGGATCCCGTGGCTCTGCGGCTGTTCAGTCCCTTTCTGGCACGCGAGGCCAGCGCCTCCCAGGCAGCACGGGAGGCCGGGGTGAGCGTGGAGCGCATGCTGTACCGGGTGGGACAGTTCCTGAGGCATGGCCTGCTGAAGGTGGTGCGCGAAGAGCCCCGCGCGGGACGGCCCGTCCGGATCTACCGCTCGGTGGCCGACGCCTACCAAGTGCCGTTCCACCTCACGCCCTTTGCCGACCTGGAGGCACTGATTCACGAGCAGGCAGATCCTGCCGACCGCAGGCGAAATCGCGCGATGGCTCGCCTGCTGAACCGTCAAGGCCTGACCAGACGGCTGGTCTACCGTGATGCCCGCAGCGGTGATGTCCACACGGTGACGGACCTGCCTCAGCAGTCCGGGTGGGACGGACTGATCGGGTGCTGGCCCGCAGGCGACTTCACCGGTATTTTTTGGCTGGAAGAGGAGACCGCCCGGGAGATCTCCAACCGCTTCCGTGACCTGCTGGGGTTGCTGCGTCAGGCCACCCTCCCCGAGGGGAGAGGTCGCCCCTTCCAACTGCAGGTGGCCCTGACGCCCCTGGAACCTGAAGACCTCTCCTGA